A genomic segment from Bacillota bacterium encodes:
- a CDS encoding radical SAM protein codes for MMAPGGREREDIFLEVGLGLCPECRRLVHADVLVRGRRVYLRKWCPEHGHSEALASSDIDHYRYSLKYNKPGTLPRRFHSRVEQGCPQDCGLCPDHQQHTCLAIIDVTQACDLKCPACLADAGGSGFLTVEQVGRMLDVYRESEGNPDVLQFSGGEPALHPQLFELLAMARDKGIRLVQLNTNGLRIARDDAFLARLAEFGPSVYLQFDGLSADVYRRIRGADLLADKLRAVERLSARGIPIVLSATVVRGVNDGELGGLMRFALQNVRIRGLMFQPVAQVGRHRLEFDPLDRVTLPDILDGLERQTGGELTRADFVPVPCPYPTCFALTYVYTGGERLTTAPRLVNVDDYLDYFKNRIITDLSPLTQTSLEGLWSAGAVPGTDESLKSLASCCGISLEDLEGLRDRITMIGVHAFMDIHNFELKRARKCCVHQLLPDGGLVPFCVYNVLKRGG; via the coding sequence ATGATGGCTCCCGGTGGCCGCGAGCGTGAGGACATATTTCTGGAGGTAGGTTTGGGCCTTTGTCCGGAGTGCCGGAGGCTGGTGCACGCCGACGTCCTGGTCCGGGGGCGGCGGGTTTACCTGCGCAAGTGGTGCCCCGAGCACGGCCACTCCGAGGCGCTGGCGTCGAGCGACATCGATCACTACCGGTACAGCCTGAAATACAACAAACCCGGTACCCTCCCCCGCCGCTTCCATAGTCGGGTTGAGCAGGGCTGCCCGCAGGACTGCGGCCTTTGCCCCGACCACCAGCAGCATACCTGCCTGGCAATCATCGACGTGACGCAGGCGTGCGACTTGAAGTGCCCGGCCTGTCTGGCCGACGCCGGGGGGTCCGGCTTTTTGACCGTCGAGCAGGTGGGCCGGATGCTGGACGTCTACCGGGAGAGCGAGGGCAACCCGGACGTGCTCCAGTTCAGCGGCGGTGAGCCGGCGCTGCACCCGCAGCTCTTCGAGCTGTTGGCGATGGCCCGGGACAAAGGCATCCGGCTGGTGCAGCTGAACACCAACGGGCTGCGCATCGCCCGGGACGACGCCTTCCTGGCGCGTCTGGCCGAGTTTGGGCCGTCGGTTTACCTGCAGTTCGACGGGCTGTCGGCGGACGTCTACCGGCGGATCCGGGGGGCCGACCTTTTGGCCGACAAGCTCCGGGCCGTGGAGCGCTTGAGTGCCCGCGGCATTCCGATCGTCCTTTCGGCCACCGTGGTCCGGGGGGTGAACGACGGTGAACTGGGCGGCTTGATGCGCTTTGCGCTGCAAAACGTGCGCATCCGCGGCCTGATGTTCCAGCCGGTGGCCCAGGTCGGGCGCCACCGGCTCGAGTTTGACCCGCTGGACCGGGTTACTCTCCCCGATATTCTTGACGGTTTGGAGCGGCAGACCGGGGGTGAGCTGACCCGGGCCGATTTCGTGCCGGTCCCCTGCCCCTACCCGACCTGCTTCGCCTTGACTTACGTGTATACCGGGGGCGAGCGGCTGACCACGGCGCCCCGGCTGGTGAACGTGGACGACTACCTGGACTACTTCAAGAACCGGATCATTACCGACCTTTCGCCCCTGACCCAGACTTCCCTGGAAGGACTCTGGTCGGCCGGGGCCGTGCCCGGGACGGACGAGTCCCTGAAAAGCCTGGCCTCCTGCTGTGGGATTTCGCTGGAGGACCTCGAAGGGCTCCGCGACCGGATCACCATGATCGGGGTGCACGCCTTTATGGACATCCACAACTTCGAACTGAAGCGGGCGCGCAAGTGCTGCGTCCACCAGCTCCTGCCGGACGGCGGGCTGGTGCCCTTTTGTGTGTACAACGTGTTGAAGCGAGG